In the genome of Deinococcus deserti VCD115, one region contains:
- a CDS encoding polyprenyl synthetase family protein gives MRPDLLSRVLSLLPDGGTRPELRQFSEMLRDYPQRGGKGIRSELLLASAQAHGVAHDTDAWDQAQWLAAGLELFQNWVLIHDDIQDDSEERRGQPALHRLYGVPLAINVGDALHAYMWAAVHRAGVPGAMEEFLTMIHRTAEGQHLDLSWVEHREWKLREADYLEMVQLKTAHYTVIVPLRLGALAAGVQPASAFTNAGLALGSAFQIRDDVLNLLGDPLKYGKEIGGDLLEGKRTLIVLRWLAQAPAEQREVFLDQMRRDRAAKDPAVIAQIHRWLLDSGCVTAAQDYAAARAEEGLSLLSSALSGAPGQAAVQQILGAMRALATRDA, from the coding sequence ATGCGTCCCGATCTGCTTTCGCGTGTGCTGTCGCTGCTTCCGGACGGTGGCACACGGCCCGAACTGCGCCAGTTTTCCGAGATGCTGCGCGACTACCCCCAGCGCGGCGGCAAAGGTATTCGCAGCGAACTGCTGCTGGCCTCAGCCCAGGCACACGGCGTTGCGCACGATACCGACGCCTGGGATCAGGCGCAGTGGCTGGCTGCGGGCCTGGAGCTGTTTCAGAACTGGGTTCTGATTCACGACGACATCCAGGACGACAGCGAGGAACGCCGCGGTCAGCCGGCGCTGCACCGTCTGTACGGCGTGCCGCTGGCGATCAACGTGGGCGACGCGCTGCACGCCTACATGTGGGCTGCGGTCCACCGCGCAGGAGTGCCAGGTGCGATGGAAGAGTTCCTGACCATGATCCACCGGACTGCTGAAGGCCAGCACCTGGATCTGAGCTGGGTCGAACACCGCGAATGGAAGCTGCGGGAGGCCGACTACCTGGAAATGGTGCAGCTCAAGACCGCCCATTACACCGTGATTGTGCCGCTGCGCCTGGGAGCCCTGGCTGCCGGCGTGCAGCCCGCCAGTGCCTTTACGAACGCTGGTCTGGCGCTGGGAAGCGCCTTTCAGATTCGTGATGATGTCCTGAATCTGCTGGGCGATCCGCTCAAGTACGGCAAGGAAATCGGCGGCGACCTGCTGGAAGGCAAGAGGACGCTGATCGTGCTGCGCTGGCTTGCCCAGGCTCCAGCAGAGCAGCGCGAGGTGTTTCTGGACCAGATGCGCCGGGACCGCGCCGCCAAGGACCCGGCCGTGATCGCGCAGATTCATCGGTGGCTGCTGGACAGCGGCTGCGTGACCGCTGCCCAGGACTACGCAGCTGCCCGGGCCGAGGAGGGCCTGTCCCTGCTGAGCTCGGCTCTGTCAGGGGCGCCGGGTCAGGCTGCTGTGCAGCAGATCCTCGGCGCCATGCGTGCACTGGCCACGCGGGATGCCTGA
- a CDS encoding N-formylglutamate amidohydrolase translates to MTQARDALLVLTPHPSGALPADVLRDMLGEEMFDTPRREALLRAVFLDGDAYTELIYHVPGARHLQASWSRFAADLNRDRSDESDNGVLKRTGFDREPLYPAGFEFDPAAREARLRRIWDPFDAQVRSELPGTRLMIVGHSMAPYGPALGPDTGTPRPALCLMPGTPAAPTFPTELWEPLRRACQEAFSDAVAGSPDPRVTIGEPWSTDTLSLTHQRHSGVPAFGIEINAGLFLKDEQPQDHALRALNAAFSRFADAALALI, encoded by the coding sequence ATGACCCAAGCCCGCGACGCCCTGCTCGTACTGACCCCCCACCCCTCGGGTGCCCTGCCAGCTGACGTGCTGCGCGACATGCTGGGCGAGGAGATGTTCGATACGCCCCGGCGCGAGGCGCTGCTGCGAGCGGTGTTTCTGGACGGGGACGCCTACACGGAGCTGATCTATCACGTGCCTGGAGCCCGTCACCTGCAGGCCTCCTGGAGCCGCTTTGCGGCTGACCTCAACCGTGACCGCTCTGACGAAAGCGACAACGGAGTGTTAAAGCGAACTGGTTTTGACCGCGAGCCGCTGTATCCCGCCGGGTTCGAGTTTGACCCAGCGGCGCGCGAGGCCCGCCTCAGGCGGATCTGGGACCCGTTTGACGCCCAGGTCCGTTCAGAACTGCCCGGCACCCGCCTGATGATTGTTGGTCACAGCATGGCGCCGTACGGCCCGGCCCTGGGCCCCGATACCGGCACGCCACGCCCGGCGCTGTGCCTGATGCCAGGCACGCCGGCAGCGCCTACCTTTCCTACTGAACTGTGGGAACCGCTGCGCCGGGCCTGTCAGGAGGCGTTTTCAGACGCTGTTGCGGGCAGCCCTGACCCCCGGGTGACCATCGGCGAGCCGTGGTCTACCGATACCCTCAGCCTGACCCACCAGCGCCACAGCGGCGTACCGGCCTTCGGTATCGAGATCAACGCCGGGCTGTTCCTGAAGGATGAACAGCCGCAGGATCATGCGCTGCGTGCATTAAATGCCGCCTTTTCCCGGTTTGCGGACGCGGCTCTGGCCCTGATCTGA
- the recF gene encoding DNA replication/repair protein RecF (All proteins in this family for which functions are known are DNA-binding proteins that assist the filamentation of RecA onto DNA for the initiation of recombination or recombinational repair.), with the protein MRGVQLESLSTLNYRNLAPCTLSFPAGVTGVFGENGAGKTNLLEAAYLALTGLTDVTRLEQLVQSGEGEAYVRADLESGGSLSIQEVGLGRGRRQLKVDGVRVRAGDLPRGSAVWIRPEDSELVFGSPSGRRNFLDALLSRLSARYAQQLARYDRTVSQRNAALRSGEEWAMHVWDDALVKLGSDIMLFRRRALTRLSELAAEANEALGSRKPLVLGLSESTTPETYAHDLRSRRAEELARGSTATGPHRDDLTMTLGDFPATEYASRGEGRTIALALRRAELELLAERFGEKPVLLIDDFSAELDPTRRAFLLDLAASVPQAIVTGTEQAPGAALTLRAHAGRFTPEPEPVSAQVAVDEVGA; encoded by the coding sequence ATGCGAGGCGTGCAACTGGAGTCGCTGTCCACCCTCAATTACCGGAATCTCGCGCCCTGTACGCTGAGCTTCCCGGCTGGGGTGACTGGTGTCTTCGGCGAGAACGGCGCCGGCAAGACCAACCTGCTGGAAGCAGCCTACCTGGCCCTGACCGGCCTGACCGATGTGACCCGCCTGGAGCAGCTGGTGCAGTCCGGCGAGGGCGAAGCCTACGTGCGCGCCGATCTGGAATCCGGTGGGAGCCTCAGCATTCAGGAAGTCGGCCTGGGACGCGGGCGCCGGCAGCTCAAGGTAGATGGCGTGCGGGTGCGTGCCGGGGACCTGCCACGGGGCAGTGCCGTGTGGATCCGGCCCGAGGACAGCGAACTGGTCTTCGGCTCCCCTTCGGGCCGGCGGAACTTTCTGGACGCCCTGCTGTCGCGCCTGAGTGCCCGCTACGCCCAGCAGCTGGCCCGTTATGACCGCACCGTGTCGCAGCGTAACGCGGCGCTGCGCAGCGGCGAGGAATGGGCCATGCATGTCTGGGACGACGCGCTGGTCAAGCTGGGCAGCGACATCATGCTGTTCCGGCGCCGGGCCCTGACCCGCCTGTCGGAGCTGGCCGCCGAGGCCAACGAGGCGCTGGGCAGCCGCAAACCGCTCGTGCTGGGTCTGTCCGAATCCACCACCCCCGAAACCTATGCGCATGACCTGCGCAGCCGGCGCGCAGAAGAACTGGCCCGCGGCTCCACCGCCACGGGGCCGCACCGTGACGACCTGACCATGACCCTGGGAGACTTCCCGGCGACCGAATACGCCAGCCGTGGGGAAGGGCGCACCATTGCCCTGGCTCTGCGCCGGGCCGAACTGGAGCTGCTGGCCGAGCGCTTCGGTGAGAAGCCCGTGCTGCTGATCGACGACTTCAGCGCGGAGCTCGACCCCACCCGCCGCGCCTTTCTGCTGGACCTGGCGGCCAGCGTGCCGCAGGCCATCGTGACCGGCACCGAGCAGGCGCCCGGCGCTGCCCTGACGCTCCGTGCCCATGCGGGCCGCTTCACACCGGAACCTGAACCCGTCTCGGCCCAGGTCGCGGTAGACGAGGTGGGCGCATGA
- a CDS encoding DciA family protein, with protein MSSHKPRGRRMGGPRGLGELMGATLGSAKLARGVQKAQAILAWPQAVGPQVARITRPRTQQGRVLFVEVRDSATAHHLTMQRHHFLKALNALLPDAPIEEIRFSVGTIRAPLDAPRAAPLPAPDRRRAREMAQAVTDPELQSVALRAAEAVTRARRWREEQGWRPCPVCGEPSSEQPCRACTLTLQDPNVKRAARALLRAPEQLNELPAVLGDSGTNAARYVALGLLTEQMELLALECVRSGQETGYREFLAQQAASFLALTFRKPRLAVGRADRAALPDRVRQVLNAGRD; from the coding sequence ATGAGCAGCCACAAACCGCGCGGCCGGCGCATGGGCGGTCCCCGTGGTCTCGGTGAACTGATGGGCGCCACCCTGGGCAGCGCCAAACTGGCGCGCGGCGTCCAGAAGGCGCAGGCGATTCTGGCGTGGCCACAGGCGGTAGGGCCCCAGGTGGCGCGGATCACGCGACCGCGCACCCAGCAGGGGCGGGTCCTGTTCGTAGAGGTACGCGACAGCGCCACAGCCCACCACCTGACCATGCAGCGACACCACTTTCTCAAGGCGCTGAATGCACTGTTGCCCGACGCGCCCATTGAGGAAATCCGCTTCAGCGTGGGGACAATCCGCGCACCACTGGACGCCCCCCGAGCTGCGCCGCTGCCCGCGCCTGACCGCCGCCGGGCCAGGGAGATGGCGCAGGCGGTCACTGATCCGGAGCTGCAGTCCGTGGCCCTGCGCGCAGCCGAAGCGGTCACCCGGGCCCGGCGCTGGCGTGAGGAACAGGGCTGGCGGCCCTGCCCGGTGTGCGGTGAACCCAGCAGCGAGCAGCCCTGCCGGGCCTGCACCCTGACTCTGCAGGACCCCAATGTGAAGCGCGCAGCGCGCGCCCTGCTGCGGGCCCCGGAACAGCTCAATGAACTGCCGGCGGTGCTGGGCGACAGCGGCACCAATGCAGCGCGGTATGTCGCCCTGGGCCTCCTGACCGAACAGATGGAGCTGCTGGCGCTGGAATGTGTGCGCAGCGGCCAGGAGACCGGATACCGGGAGTTTCTGGCACAGCAGGCGGCCTCGTTCCTGGCCCTGACATTCCGCAAACCTCGGCTGGCGGTTGGCCGCGCAGATCGTGCCGCCCTCCCAGACAGGGTGCGCCAGGTCCTCAACGCAGGTCGCGATTAA
- a CDS encoding MogA/MoaB family molybdenum cofactor biosynthesis protein — protein sequence MSDALHRPQSQGPVTSSAEHRDAAPTSVRVAVVTVSDTRTPETDTSGQYLRQELEAAGHQLVGYRLVRDDAVEIRSALVALAREASVVLLTGGTGMSGRDVTVPVVESMLTKPMPGFGELFRMLSYAQVGGAAMFSRAVGGLIRGAAVFAMPGSLNAVQTAWTGILRDELGHVAYEVERHGQPAGQMPGTLRPAPAEAISPASTPDVLSSTPPSNGSGSVVPGGLGRHALIDDTDERRRRR from the coding sequence ATGTCCGACGCCCTACACCGTCCCCAGTCACAGGGTCCTGTCACGTCCTCTGCCGAGCACCGGGACGCTGCGCCCACTTCCGTGCGGGTGGCTGTGGTCACGGTCAGCGATACCCGGACTCCAGAGACCGACACCAGCGGTCAGTATCTGCGTCAGGAGCTGGAAGCCGCTGGGCATCAGCTGGTGGGTTACCGATTGGTGCGCGATGACGCCGTCGAGATCCGTAGCGCGCTGGTGGCCCTGGCGCGCGAGGCCTCCGTGGTCCTGCTGACCGGCGGCACCGGCATGAGCGGCCGTGATGTCACGGTGCCCGTGGTGGAGTCCATGCTGACCAAACCAATGCCAGGTTTTGGAGAACTGTTCAGGATGCTGAGCTACGCCCAGGTCGGTGGCGCAGCCATGTTCTCGCGGGCCGTAGGAGGACTGATCCGTGGCGCGGCCGTATTCGCCATGCCGGGCAGCCTGAATGCGGTTCAGACCGCCTGGACTGGCATTCTGCGCGACGAACTGGGTCATGTTGCCTATGAAGTCGAACGGCACGGGCAGCCAGCCGGACAGATGCCCGGCACGCTGCGCCCTGCGCCTGCAGAAGCCATATCCCCTGCCAGCACACCAGACGTTCTGTCCAGCACACCCCCGTCCAATGGCTCCGGGTCGGTGGTGCCCGGTGGGCTGGGCCGCCATGCCCTCATTGACGACACCGACGAACGGAGACGCCGCAGGTGA
- the truD gene encoding tRNA pseudouridine(13) synthase TruD, with protein MVSGIVSLVFDWSALGSLTASPGTGGVLRREPGDFRVEEVPAYAASGEGEHLYLQLEKTGHTTAHVLRELAAQLGVRDRDIGVAGLKDRHAVTTQWISLPAKAEPRLATFSMDGVRVLETTRHGNKLGLGHLRGNRFVVRVRGPVGRAAEAQATLQELTERGVPNYFGPQRFGVGGLNAEEGLRVLRGESRLKDPRVRRFLTTSVQSMIFNAFLSLRLERGVFATLLLGDMAKKHDTGGVFLVEDPEAETPRAERGEVSATGTLFGRKARPLTLDAGALEAKALAAFGLSPEVFSSRRGDRRLTRVFPEGTLVTPEDDGFTVAFTLPKGSFATSVLREIMKSDVDSAALHDPESSEEAEE; from the coding sequence ATGGTGAGCGGCATTGTGAGTCTGGTGTTTGACTGGTCGGCCCTGGGGTCTCTTACGGCGTCCCCTGGGACTGGCGGCGTGCTGCGTCGTGAACCCGGTGACTTCCGGGTTGAGGAGGTGCCGGCCTATGCGGCCTCCGGTGAGGGCGAGCACCTGTATCTGCAGCTGGAAAAAACCGGCCATACCACCGCTCATGTGCTGCGTGAACTCGCAGCGCAGCTGGGAGTCCGTGACCGTGATATCGGGGTCGCCGGTCTCAAGGACCGCCATGCAGTGACCACGCAGTGGATCAGCCTTCCGGCCAAGGCTGAACCCCGGCTGGCAACCTTCAGCATGGACGGTGTGCGGGTGCTGGAAACCACACGGCACGGGAACAAGCTGGGCCTCGGCCACCTGCGTGGAAACCGCTTTGTGGTGCGTGTTCGCGGCCCGGTCGGGCGCGCTGCGGAGGCCCAGGCGACTTTGCAGGAACTGACCGAGCGTGGGGTGCCGAACTACTTCGGGCCGCAGCGTTTCGGCGTGGGCGGGCTCAACGCCGAAGAGGGCCTGCGGGTGCTGCGCGGCGAGTCACGTCTGAAAGACCCCCGGGTGCGCAGGTTTCTGACCACCAGCGTGCAAAGCATGATCTTTAACGCCTTTTTGAGTCTGCGCCTGGAGCGTGGGGTGTTCGCCACGCTGCTTCTGGGCGATATGGCCAAGAAACACGATACCGGCGGCGTGTTCCTGGTCGAGGACCCTGAAGCGGAAACGCCACGCGCCGAACGCGGTGAAGTCAGCGCCACCGGCACACTGTTCGGCCGCAAAGCCAGACCCCTGACGCTGGATGCCGGGGCACTGGAGGCCAAAGCACTGGCGGCTTTTGGTCTGAGCCCCGAGGTGTTCTCTTCGCGGCGCGGTGACCGTCGCCTGACCCGGGTATTTCCCGAAGGCACACTGGTCACGCCTGAGGACGACGGCTTCACAGTGGCATTTACGCTGCCCAAGGGGAGTTTCGCCACCAGCGTCCTGCGCGAGATCATGAAATCAGACGTGGACAGCGCGGCACTGCACGACCCTGAAAGTAGCGAAGAGGCCGAAGAGTGA
- a CDS encoding DUF3293 domain-containing protein, with translation MRTAFLRSEYGTATERFRLSPTRAPAPSWTIAGRGWGIVTAWNPGARAQDAALNRAAHTRLGIRTAQLRRMDAVNGKGDWQEEAFLLLDISLAETVKLGREFGQAAVLFAVGQRAALVWCEPAPVQVERFWAELHPGEASCCSCIL, from the coding sequence ATGCGAACCGCCTTTCTGAGGAGTGAGTACGGCACGGCCACCGAACGTTTCCGGCTCTCCCCCACGCGCGCACCTGCGCCGTCCTGGACCATAGCTGGCCGCGGCTGGGGAATAGTGACGGCCTGGAACCCCGGAGCGCGGGCTCAGGACGCTGCACTCAACAGGGCTGCACACACCAGACTCGGTATCCGGACAGCCCAATTGCGCCGCATGGACGCCGTCAATGGGAAAGGCGACTGGCAGGAGGAAGCCTTCCTGCTGCTGGACATCTCCCTGGCCGAAACGGTGAAGCTGGGGCGTGAGTTCGGTCAGGCGGCCGTACTGTTTGCGGTTGGGCAAAGGGCCGCACTGGTGTGGTGTGAGCCTGCCCCGGTTCAGGTGGAACGCTTCTGGGCGGAACTCCACCCTGGTGAGGCTTCCTGCTGCAGCTGTATACTCTGA
- a CDS encoding helix-turn-helix domain-containing protein, producing MTQGAGHAISPLGVLPPSGPTCIHLPLNVTPQDLARHAVGLANARGGTVLVGADLVGAAAPAERDAGELHPLMVTHAIFELSGGRLTVNVQHHRLPGGTRVLAVFVPQAPYVLAAPDGAVIAWDGAHLVPVTPAEAEPVADQDYTAVVPPDASLADLDPAEVARLRGLGRQGGAASLPDLDFLRELGLIVPSAGALRPTLAAIMLAGTPAALRAHVPQAEVCFYHHATSDVEFQFREDLLRPIPALLTRLAELIQARNRFTPVQVGLFRIEVWDQDEAVYREALLNALTHRDYTLRDAVHVHHYPDRLEIMNPGGLPGGITPGNILRHQPKRRNPLLAEVLSRLGLVERAGVGVDKMYGLMLRHGKEPPEYTTYADAVTLTLHSPGFDAEFVRFVARKQEDMQTLSLDMLIVLSLLAREGEATRSVLARALQLPEDRTPRLLRGMEEHRLIARSGVGRGIAYTLSSEVRRALGRDVQAATMPPVVIPVPVAPASTPDVTLPVNSAPALTPMNRSRRSAADGTGPTGAEVRAIALALARERGRVRNVDLRLTCGLNTQQAWRALRSLVQAGLLRKLGTGTRDAAYKLS from the coding sequence GTGACGCAAGGCGCCGGACATGCCATTTCACCGCTGGGGGTCCTGCCTCCATCTGGTCCAACTTGCATCCACCTGCCGCTCAACGTGACCCCCCAGGATCTGGCGCGCCACGCTGTGGGTCTGGCCAACGCCCGCGGCGGAACCGTGCTGGTCGGCGCAGATCTGGTGGGCGCAGCCGCTCCTGCTGAACGCGACGCCGGGGAACTGCATCCGCTGATGGTCACCCACGCCATTTTCGAGCTCTCCGGCGGACGGCTGACCGTCAATGTCCAGCACCACCGCCTTCCCGGCGGAACCCGGGTCCTGGCAGTGTTTGTCCCTCAGGCGCCGTATGTCCTGGCCGCGCCCGATGGTGCGGTAATCGCCTGGGACGGCGCACATCTGGTACCGGTGACTCCGGCAGAGGCCGAACCGGTCGCAGATCAGGACTACACCGCAGTCGTGCCGCCCGATGCCTCGCTGGCAGACCTGGACCCGGCCGAAGTCGCGCGGCTGCGTGGCCTGGGCCGACAAGGCGGCGCCGCCAGTCTGCCGGACCTGGACTTCCTGCGCGAGCTGGGGCTGATTGTTCCCAGCGCCGGAGCCCTGCGGCCGACGCTGGCGGCCATCATGCTGGCAGGTACGCCTGCAGCGCTGCGGGCCCATGTGCCTCAAGCCGAGGTGTGTTTTTACCATCACGCCACCAGCGACGTGGAATTCCAGTTTCGGGAGGACCTCCTGCGTCCCATTCCGGCGCTGCTGACCCGTCTGGCCGAGCTGATCCAGGCCCGCAACCGGTTTACGCCGGTGCAGGTGGGCCTCTTCCGCATCGAGGTCTGGGACCAGGACGAGGCGGTCTACCGCGAGGCCCTGCTTAATGCCCTGACGCACCGCGATTACACCCTGCGTGACGCCGTGCATGTCCATCACTATCCCGACCGGCTGGAAATCATGAATCCCGGTGGGCTGCCGGGCGGCATCACCCCGGGCAACATCCTTCGCCATCAGCCCAAGCGCCGCAATCCGCTGCTGGCCGAGGTGCTTTCGCGCCTCGGACTGGTCGAGCGTGCGGGGGTGGGCGTGGACAAGATGTACGGTCTGATGCTCCGTCACGGCAAGGAGCCACCGGAATACACCACCTACGCCGACGCGGTGACGCTGACCCTGCACAGCCCCGGCTTCGATGCCGAGTTCGTGCGTTTTGTGGCCCGCAAGCAGGAAGACATGCAGACCCTGTCACTGGACATGCTGATCGTCCTGAGCCTGCTGGCACGTGAGGGCGAGGCGACCCGGTCGGTTCTGGCGCGCGCCCTGCAACTGCCTGAGGACCGTACTCCCCGCCTGCTGCGCGGCATGGAGGAGCACCGCCTGATCGCCCGGTCCGGAGTGGGCCGCGGCATCGCCTATACCCTGAGCAGCGAAGTGCGCCGGGCGCTGGGCCGTGACGTCCAGGCGGCGACGATGCCACCTGTGGTGATACCGGTGCCGGTTGCGCCAGCGTCTACCCCCGACGTTACCCTACCGGTCAACTCTGCGCCTGCTCTCACGCCTATGAACAGGTCACGTCGTTCAGCTGCCGATGGCACAGGGCCGACCGGGGCCGAGGTCCGTGCCATTGCGCTGGCCCTGGCGCGCGAGCGTGGCCGCGTTCGAAACGTAGACCTGCGACTGACGTGCGGCCTGAATACCCAGCAGGCCTGGCGCGCCCTGCGAAGCCTGGTTCAGGCAGGGCTGCTGCGCAAACTGGGCACGGGAACCCGTGACGCTGCCTATAAACTGTCCTGA
- a CDS encoding ABC transporter substrate-binding protein, producing the protein MKKAIAILGLTTALAGASQAGAVTVTLACGTVGQELQLCKEGAARWAKKTGNTVKIFESPNLTNDRLGLYQQQLAAKSSDIDVYQLDVIWPGLLSQHFVDLKGKIPASEVNTHFKGIVAANTVGGKLVSMPWFTDAGLLYYRTDLLKKYGYNAPPKTWAEMATMARKIQSGEQKTNKGFAGFVFQGKNYEGLTCNALEWVSSFGGGTIVDDSGKVTINNAKAALALDTAAGWIRDISPRGVTTYGEEEARGIFQSGNAAFMRNWPYAWALGQSDDSKVKGKIGVAPLPAGVGGKPAATLGGWNLGVSQYSKNQAAAIDLVRYLTGPAEQKIRAIEGAYNPTITTLYQDKAILAKNPFFGSLYSVFTNAVARPSGPTKSKYNQVSQAFSTAVSSVLNGNTKGQAAVAKLNTDLARIKGRGW; encoded by the coding sequence ATGAAGAAAGCAATTGCCATCTTAGGTCTTACCACTGCTCTTGCCGGCGCCAGCCAGGCCGGGGCTGTTACCGTCACCCTTGCCTGCGGCACTGTGGGTCAGGAACTGCAGCTGTGCAAGGAAGGCGCAGCACGCTGGGCCAAGAAGACCGGGAACACGGTCAAGATCTTTGAGAGCCCTAACCTGACCAACGACCGCCTGGGCCTGTACCAGCAGCAGCTGGCCGCCAAGAGCAGTGACATTGATGTGTACCAGCTTGACGTGATCTGGCCCGGTCTGCTCTCCCAGCACTTCGTTGACCTGAAGGGCAAGATCCCGGCCAGTGAAGTCAACACGCACTTTAAGGGCATCGTGGCGGCCAACACCGTGGGCGGCAAATTGGTCTCCATGCCCTGGTTCACGGACGCCGGCCTCCTGTACTACCGCACTGACCTCCTGAAGAAGTACGGATACAACGCTCCTCCCAAGACCTGGGCGGAAATGGCGACCATGGCCCGCAAAATCCAGAGCGGTGAGCAGAAGACCAACAAGGGCTTTGCTGGCTTTGTATTCCAGGGCAAGAACTACGAGGGTCTGACCTGCAACGCCCTGGAATGGGTTTCCTCCTTCGGCGGCGGCACCATCGTGGACGACTCCGGCAAGGTGACCATCAACAACGCCAAGGCGGCTCTGGCGCTCGATACCGCTGCGGGATGGATCCGCGACATCAGCCCCCGCGGCGTGACCACCTACGGCGAAGAAGAAGCCCGCGGGATCTTCCAGTCGGGCAACGCTGCCTTCATGCGCAACTGGCCCTATGCCTGGGCGCTGGGCCAGAGCGATGACAGCAAGGTCAAGGGCAAGATCGGCGTTGCGCCCCTGCCAGCCGGAGTGGGCGGCAAGCCCGCCGCGACCCTGGGTGGCTGGAACCTCGGCGTGAGCCAGTACTCCAAGAACCAGGCTGCCGCCATTGACCTCGTGCGCTACCTGACCGGCCCCGCCGAGCAGAAGATCCGCGCCATTGAAGGTGCTTACAACCCCACCATTACCACCCTGTACCAGGACAAGGCCATTCTGGCGAAGAACCCCTTCTTCGGCAGCCTGTACAGCGTGTTCACGAACGCGGTTGCGCGTCCCTCGGGCCCGACCAAGAGCAAGTACAACCAGGTCTCCCAGGCCTTCAGCACGGCAGTCAGCAGCGTGCTCAACGGCAACACCAAGGGTCAGGCTGCCGTGGCAAAACTCAATACCGACCTTGCCCGCATCAAGGGCCGGGGCTGGTAA
- a CDS encoding carbohydrate ABC transporter permease has translation MTTKVTSTPVPPTRRRGTEAARARQAFWLLLPTLIAIALVAGYPLYRTIFFALFEADLTTPDQRTFLGLGNFWFTTEEGVALGFLQDPKWWEAVKNTMLFTVVSVFLETVFGMIIALVVNSAFKGRAFLRTAMLVPWAIPTVVSAQMWAYMYNDSFGLVGRGLLGGQALLANTDTAIWALIAVDVWKTTSFMALLILAGLQSLPGDMYEAADMDGASKWTQFWRLTLPLLRPALLVALVFRSLDALRVFDIMYVMLGANNAAATSMTGYARQAMIDNSMLGMGSAVAVAIFLIIMVIVVVYVTAFRVKFD, from the coding sequence ATGACGACCAAGGTCACATCCACCCCGGTACCCCCGACCCGCAGGCGTGGGACGGAAGCCGCCCGCGCCCGGCAGGCGTTCTGGCTGCTGCTTCCTACCCTGATCGCCATTGCGCTGGTTGCCGGATATCCACTGTACCGAACGATCTTCTTTGCCCTGTTTGAAGCAGACCTCACCACGCCGGACCAGCGCACCTTCCTGGGGCTGGGGAATTTCTGGTTCACCACCGAAGAAGGCGTTGCCCTGGGCTTTCTGCAGGATCCGAAATGGTGGGAAGCAGTCAAGAACACCATGCTGTTTACAGTCGTCAGCGTGTTCCTGGAAACAGTGTTCGGGATGATTATCGCCCTTGTCGTCAACAGTGCCTTCAAGGGCCGGGCTTTTCTGCGCACGGCCATGCTGGTGCCCTGGGCCATTCCAACGGTGGTCAGCGCCCAGATGTGGGCATATATGTATAACGATTCCTTCGGGCTGGTTGGTCGCGGGCTGCTGGGAGGTCAGGCGCTGCTGGCCAACACCGACACGGCCATCTGGGCGCTGATTGCTGTAGATGTCTGGAAAACCACGTCCTTCATGGCCCTGCTGATTCTGGCTGGACTGCAAAGCCTGCCCGGCGACATGTACGAAGCAGCCGATATGGACGGGGCCAGCAAATGGACCCAGTTCTGGCGGCTGACGCTGCCACTGCTGCGTCCGGCGCTGCTGGTCGCACTGGTGTTCCGCAGCCTGGACGCCCTGCGCGTGTTCGACATCATGTATGTGATGCTGGGTGCCAACAATGCCGCAGCGACCAGCATGACCGGCTATGCCCGGCAGGCCATGATCGACAATTCGATGCTGGGTATGGGCAGCGCCGTAGCCGTGGCGATCTTCCTGATCATCATGGTGATTGTCGTCGTTTACGTCACCGCTTTCCGCGTGAAGTTCGACTGA